TCGATCGAGATTGATCGAGTTTGGGGGAACGCAACGACGGTAGGTTTGTTCGCAAGCCCCGATGCTGATGGGTCGCAATGGTCGCATCCGGCTGACAAGTATCTGTCGAGCGATTCAGCGGTGATGATGGATCGTTATCGTTTTCTGAAACAGTGTCGTTTGGCTCCCTCGAATGACAGCCCGCAAACATTTCAGCAAAACTATCCGTTGGCGACGCCTTCGTATTCGATCGATGTGTCCGAATCGCTCTGCGTATCGCCACACTTCGGTGGGCCGTTGCAGGTTGATGAAATGCCGGAACACGAGACTAATCTGCAATCGATCAATGGTTGTTTTGTGGTCCTTCAGGAACAGCCCGTTATCGAAAAGACTCGGTCGGTACTACACAAGCTGAATAACGAACTGTCCGTCGCATCGATGGGAGTCCAAGTTCTCTCGCTATTGATTGGCCGTGAACGACTGGTGCAGGAGGAGAAGATCCGATCCTCGTGTGACAGTATTCTTGCCGCGATTGAGCGCGTCGCTGCTCAAATAACCGATTCCCTAAAGACGCTACCAAAGCGTGCAACCGAACAGGGGAAGACGGACCCCCAAGAAAAAAACTAAAGAAAAGTTTTGCTCAAACGCCGATCGTAGTTGGCTAGCGATTGCTACGTAACATAGAATCACTATGGGTGTACAGGAGAATCGGAACCGCAAACCCGGTGTTTTTGTGGCAATGATTACCTGTAGGTAGCGTCGGATCGCTACAACACTCGGGGCGGATGGTCGTTGGGCAACAATGTTGAACAGCGAACCAGAGATTTGGAACTTGCTTGGATCGTTCCCGATGGTGATGTTTGTCAGCCATCCGAACGAAGTCGAACTTGGTTCAGGCCAAAACTGGCAATTCAGAGCGGCTTTGGTGACATTTACAAGTTAAAACCGAGCGAGTTCTAAAAACAGTTGGGATGGTGTAGTGCACAGTGAAGTGTGCTCTCCAATAGACTTGTTTTGACCTCCGCGGACCTCACAGCCTACATGGCCTCTTCACTAACTGCGCCGGTGAACGAATTCATCGAAACGACCGAACGTAAATCGCTGTACATCGTCGATGACGAGCGAGAATTTCTATCCAGTCTCGCGATGTCGTTGCGAGAATTTGGGTATCAGCCCGTTACCTTCGATCATCCAAAGTATCTGTTGGATGTCGTTAAACCGGACGAGGTGGGCTGTGTAATCAGCGACCTCCGAATGCCGGAGATGGGAGGCGTCGAGTTGATTCGGCGTTTAACCGGTCGAGGGTCGTGCCTTTCCGTCATTTTGCTGACCGCTTTTGCCGATGTCGCAACCGCTGTTGATGCGATGAAGCTCGGTGCCGTCAGTGTGGTGGAAAAGCCGTTCCACTTGCAGCGCCTTGCTGATGAAATCGAATTGGCGATGCAACGTTCTGAAGACGATCAGCATCGAGCATCGAAAATCGCCGAGGCGGAAGAATTGCTCAATAAGCTGACGAACGAAGAGGCAGCGGTTCTGGATCTTGCCACCAAAGGCTATCCGAACCGAGAGATCTCGCGCCAGTTGGATATCAGCCCACGAACCGTTGATCGTCGTCGTCAATCAGCATTGCGAAAGCTGAATGCCGATTCGGTTGCGGACTTCGCGGTTCTGCGAACGCGGCTGGATTCAAAGTAGTCGCGTCAAACTTATTTTTCGATGACGCAGTTTTCTAAAACAACTGCGTCCATCTCGGTGTTTTGGAAACATCGCAGGGCGTCTTCGGGTGAGCCGACAATCGGTTCACCACGCACGTTAAAGCTTGTGTTGATCAGCACCGGGCAACCGGTTGTTTGATGGAATGTCTTTAGCAGCTTTGCGAAGCTGGGGTTGTCGACATCGTTGACCGTTTGAACCCGTGCACTGCCGTCCACATGTGTTGTCGCAGGCAATGAATCTGTTTTCACATTGCAAACCATCAGCATGTAGGGGCTGGTGGTATCTTCCGAAAGATCAAAGAAGCGGTGTGCCTCGCTTGCCAAAACTGCTGGGGCAAAGGGGCGAAACGATTCGCGAAATTTGATTTTCATATTCATGGTCGACTGCATCTCGGCAACTCGAGGGTCGCCAAGGATGCTTCGGTTGCCCAGTGCCCGCGGTCCAAACTCCGCACGCCCGGCGAATCGTCCAACGACTTTTCCTTCGGCCAACAGTTTAGCAATGTGGTGATGGAGCAGATCTTCGTCATCAAATTGCCGAAACGCTTGTCCCCTGCCCTGCAGCAGCTCGGCGATCGATTTCGCGGAATAGCTCGGCCCCAGCAGGCTTCCGTTTTGAAAATCAACTCCGGTGCTGGATGGTTCGTACGGTCGGGCTTTTTTCAGCAGTTGGTGCCAGATCAGAAACGCAACGCCGAGTGCACCGCCCGCGTCCCCAGCAGCAGGTTGAACCCATATCTTTTCAAATGGGCTTTCCCGAAGCAGTCGCCCGTTGGCTACGCAATTCAGCGCAACACCGCCTGCCATGCAAAGTTTGTCGAGCCCAGTGATGCGATGGAGTTCCGTCGCTGCTTTTAGCACGATTTCCTCGGTGACAGTTTGGATCGATGCAGCCAGATCCTTGTCCAGTGCCTCGATTTGCGAATCGCGTTCCCGGGGGCCGCGTCCGAGCAGTCGGTGAAGCTTCGGTGTCGTCATCCGAAGCGTTTGGCAGAACCCAAAGTAGTCGAGGTTAAGCCGAAAGGATCCGTCATCATGGATCTTGACCAACCGGTCTTTGATGAGATCGACATATCGAGGCTGACCATACGGCGCAAGCCCCATCAATTTGTATTCACCTGAGTTCACGCGAAATCCGCAATAGTGGGTAAATGCTGAATACAGCAGTCCCAGCGAGTGAGGAAAACGCGTTTGCTGAATCAATTTGATCTGATCATGGCGACCGATTCCCATTGTCGAAGTGCTCCATTCGCCGACTCCATCCATCGTCAGGATCGCGGCCTGATCAAAAGGCGATGGGTAGAACGCACTTGCCGCATGTGCTTCGTGATGCGAGCAAAAGACGATACGGCGACGATACTTTCGATTCAGCCCCTGCTTGATCAATCGCCGGATTCGCAGTTTTTCTGCGATCCAATTCGGCATCGCTTTGCGAAATGAAACGAAGCCTACGGGGGCATATGACAAGTATGTCTCTAGCAGCCGATCGAACTTCAGCAACGGTTTTTCATAGAACCCGACGAAGTCGATTTGCTCTTCGGTTAAGCCTGCCTCTTCAAGACAATATTTGATCGCGCATGTGGGGAACCCTTCGTCATGCTTTATGCGTGAGAAGCGTTCTTCTTGCGCCGCGGCAATGATCCGTCCGTCAGCAATCAGTGCTGCAGCGGAGTCGTGAAAGAAAGCGGATAGGCCTAGGATGGCGGTCATTGTTTGATCTGCGCAGCCAAGTTGATAATCCGCATTTTGGGTAGGCCGTCGGCGATCATTGGCAAGGCCTCGTCAATGATGCCTCGCTTGGCCAATTCTGCAACGGATAAGGCTCCATCTGCATCGCAGGATTTCAGCAACACGAACTCTTCGGCCATCAGCAGTTTGGCAAGATAGCCAGCGATCGCATCAGTTGTCGTACGCCAGTCTTCAGGAAGATTAGCATCGACACCTTGATGGTAAAAGCTATCCACGCGAACGATCATATTGGCGCAAGAGTGAGGTCGGCCTTTTTGAGCGGCAAATTCTTCCTGAGTTTGAATTGGATCAAAGCTCGGAAGTCTATCGGCAAGCCAGTGATGTGTTGACTTCAATAGATCAACACAGTGCCAATGGATCCAATCTGGCGGCAAGTTGTGAAGGGCATCAAGTTCACGGATCGCTTCGATGAGATTACCGCCGCCGACGATAAGGTAATCGTCTGCGGGTGACTGAAGGCTGTGCCATCGACAGAAGCCCTCGATCAAATTCGGCTGTAGCAGCAGGCTTCCACCGATCTTTATGACGCGTCGCACACCTGTTGCTCCCACAGACGAGTCAACGCGATAGCCGTTGCACAGCGAGATTGTTCAGGGCCCAAATGATCGGAAAGTAGCGAAGCAGATTCTAGCAGCGACTTTGGGACCAGATCGTCGGCATGACCCGAGACAATTACATTAATTGCATGTCCATCGTCAGATCGTTCTTGAACGCCATGCATGTCGTATTGAGCGAACAGTTTTCTGATCCCTTGGTCAATCAATTCGGTTGCGGCATTAAAGACTTGTGCTGCCAAATTTGCTGCGTCGTTCAATGAAACTTCGCGATGTCCAAGTCCAATCATTCGTGCGATTCGGTTGGCCGCGTGGAATAAATCTCGTGGCTTGCCGTCGGCGGTTTCGCAAGACCTCGATTCCTTTGTCAGTCCCAACAATAATCGGACATCGTCCATCGTGCTAAAAACTTCTCGCATGATGGGCACTTGGCGGTTCCTGAATGTCAATTCGTTGACGATCGAACTGACTGGTGTTCGCTGACCACCGACATAGACCAACGAACCTTCACAAAGACGATCAAAATCCGTTCGGGCTCCCGTGGCAACCTGTCCATTGATGATCGGAATCAAGTCAGTTGTGGTGCTTCCGATATCGATCAAAAGTCCTGTTCGTCCGGAAGGGAGATAGCTAGACGCATGGCTTGCCAAAGCGTGCCAGTTCGCGGCTGCGATCCGATCGGTTTGATCGCTGAAGGTTTGGTCGGTATACCATCCTCCGCCAACACCATAGATTTGCAGACCGACGCCGGAACGTTGAGCGGCCAGTTGCGTTTGGCCGACGATATGTTTGACACCGACTTCACGATCTAAAAAGCAATCTGCCAGTTCGCCTGTCATGGTGACAACGACCATCTGATGCGGTGGCAATATCGCCAGATCGTTGATCAATTGCGTTGCCAAGCAATCGCTTTTTCGCCACAGCGGAAAATCGACTGCGAGCGTGACACCACTGCTGTGTGCGTACTTTAGATTCGCGCCCCCGATATCAATCCCGACGACAGGCGAATAGGTTGAACACATCGATGAATTCATGAAGGCCGAACCATTGCTTGTCGGGTCGCTGCTCGTTGTGACCCTGCTCGTTGGGGCGATTCGCGTTGGGACCATTGCCCGTTTGAGCCATGACCCAAGGGCGACCTGTTGGTTTTGTGGTTTGATCTCTCACGAGTCGACTTACACTCCACAATACAAGCGGGAAAGACCGCTACTCTTGCGGAGTGAAGGGCGACACTAGGCATCATCGCCAGTTAGGCGAGCAACGGTGCGTCGAAGTAGACTTTTCCGTCCGGCGTCCAACGCACCGATTCAACGGTCGCTTTGCAGCGTACGGGGCCGGTTTCCATATCAAACAGCCGAGCGGCCAAGTTCCCGTGGATCATCTCGCGAAGTCCGACGTAGGAAGTGGTGAGCCGAGGGTTGATTTCGATGACGCAGTCTTGGCTGGGTTCGTCACCGAGGATCAGGTCCAAGCCGACAAAGCCGCGGGCGGTTGGCGGCATCGCCGCAATGGCACGCGAAGCAATCGCAGTGGCGCGACGTTGTGATTCATCGTCCAGCGGTCCACAGCCGCCGCTGTAGTTGCAGTGTTCCGGGCTGATGACCTGAGAAACCGCGGGCAAGAACGTTTGGTAGTTGCCCGATGCAAGATAGGAGATCGAAATGCTTCGGCCATTCATCCAGCCTTGCATAATCGATCCGGTCTTGAGCGCCTTTCGTGCTTCGCGAAAGTCGCTGAACGTTTCAATCTCTTGGGTGCCACAGCCATCGCGAGGCTTGATGACGAACTTGTGGCAGTCGGCAAGGACGCCGATCATGCGTTCGTCTTCGGGGGCAACAAAAGGTGGGTGGTTGACCCCGGCACGGTGCAGCAACTGTGCTGTTAGCAATTTGTCGCTGGCGACGCGCAGAAAGTCGCCGCTGCCAGCGATCACATCGACTCCGGCGCTACGCAGAACGCCGACGCCTTTGGCTAGCAAACCATCGACTTCGGGAGCAATGATCAGGGCTGCATCGCAACCGGCAGCAGCCTTGGCCCACTGTGCCCAAAGCGGACTGCCGTTGTCGAATTTAATTTTCGTTGTCGCTTCACATTCGACATCCAGTTGTTCATCAAGAACAACGGTGGTTTCGGCGAACTTTGAAACGTCTGCGACCAGTGCGCGAAGCATGGCTTCGCCTTCACTGCGCAACTCGTCCAAGCCCGCTTCATCGGTCGCCCCGACCAATCCGCCTCCGCAGACATATTCACCGACGAAAATGTTCAAAGCACAATCCTTTCCTAAAAGATGCCCAAATGATCCCTAGCCTCATCCGTCATGCGATCGGGAGACCACGGGGGATCCATCACAACTTTGACCTCGCAAGAGTCCACTTCTTCGAGCTCTTCAGCGGCCGCCTTTGTGCCGGCAACCAATTGAGGGCCTGCCGGGCACATGGGACTGGTCATCGTCATGTCGATTTGGACATCGTGTCGTCCATCTTCTTTCT
The Stieleria sp. JC731 genome window above contains:
- a CDS encoding ATP-grasp domain-containing protein, which translates into the protein MNIFVGEYVCGGGLVGATDEAGLDELRSEGEAMLRALVADVSKFAETTVVLDEQLDVECEATTKIKFDNGSPLWAQWAKAAAGCDAALIIAPEVDGLLAKGVGVLRSAGVDVIAGSGDFLRVASDKLLTAQLLHRAGVNHPPFVAPEDERMIGVLADCHKFVIKPRDGCGTQEIETFSDFREARKALKTGSIMQGWMNGRSISISYLASGNYQTFLPAVSQVISPEHCNYSGGCGPLDDESQRRATAIASRAIAAMPPTARGFVGLDLILGDEPSQDCVIEINPRLTTSYVGLREMIHGNLAARLFDMETGPVRCKATVESVRWTPDGKVYFDAPLLA
- a CDS encoding response regulator transcription factor, producing the protein MASSLTAPVNEFIETTERKSLYIVDDEREFLSSLAMSLREFGYQPVTFDHPKYLLDVVKPDEVGCVISDLRMPEMGGVELIRRLTGRGSCLSVILLTAFADVATAVDAMKLGAVSVVEKPFHLQRLADEIELAMQRSEDDQHRASKIAEAEELLNKLTNEEAAVLDLATKGYPNREISRQLDISPRTVDRRRQSALRKLNADSVADFAVLRTRLDSK
- a CDS encoding carbamoyltransferase is translated as MTAILGLSAFFHDSAAALIADGRIIAAAQEERFSRIKHDEGFPTCAIKYCLEEAGLTEEQIDFVGFYEKPLLKFDRLLETYLSYAPVGFVSFRKAMPNWIAEKLRIRRLIKQGLNRKYRRRIVFCSHHEAHAASAFYPSPFDQAAILTMDGVGEWSTSTMGIGRHDQIKLIQQTRFPHSLGLLYSAFTHYCGFRVNSGEYKLMGLAPYGQPRYVDLIKDRLVKIHDDGSFRLNLDYFGFCQTLRMTTPKLHRLLGRGPRERDSQIEALDKDLAASIQTVTEEIVLKAATELHRITGLDKLCMAGGVALNCVANGRLLRESPFEKIWVQPAAGDAGGALGVAFLIWHQLLKKARPYEPSSTGVDFQNGSLLGPSYSAKSIAELLQGRGQAFRQFDDEDLLHHHIAKLLAEGKVVGRFAGRAEFGPRALGNRSILGDPRVAEMQSTMNMKIKFRESFRPFAPAVLASEAHRFFDLSEDTTSPYMLMVCNVKTDSLPATTHVDGSARVQTVNDVDNPSFAKLLKTFHQTTGCPVLINTSFNVRGEPIVGSPEDALRCFQNTEMDAVVLENCVIEK
- a CDS encoding hydantoinase/oxoprolinase family protein, whose product is MCSTYSPVVGIDIGGANLKYAHSSGVTLAVDFPLWRKSDCLATQLINDLAILPPHQMVVVTMTGELADCFLDREVGVKHIVGQTQLAAQRSGVGLQIYGVGGGWYTDQTFSDQTDRIAAANWHALASHASSYLPSGRTGLLIDIGSTTTDLIPIINGQVATGARTDFDRLCEGSLVYVGGQRTPVSSIVNELTFRNRQVPIMREVFSTMDDVRLLLGLTKESRSCETADGKPRDLFHAANRIARMIGLGHREVSLNDAANLAAQVFNAATELIDQGIRKLFAQYDMHGVQERSDDGHAINVIVSGHADDLVPKSLLESASLLSDHLGPEQSRCATAIALTRLWEQQVCDAS
- a CDS encoding metal-sulfur cluster assembly factor, giving the protein MALAEDKVRESLKQVIDPELYVNIVDLGLIYVVNVSDEKEDGRHDVQIDMTMTSPMCPAGPQLVAGTKAAAEELEEVDSCEVKVVMDPPWSPDRMTDEARDHLGIF